The sequence ATGTGGTATTCTTGACGTACAAGAGTTTTATCCTGGAATTGCACTACCTGCAAAACTAGTGACAAAAGTTGCGTGGAAAAGTTGGCATTCTAGTAATTTATAGGGAGACATTTTTGTGGACTCTccaaatacaattaattttacaGCTTATTTCGGCATCTTGTGTTTTCCTTTTATGTTACTTCAGGCCCTCGTTTTGTAAACTATTTATTCTTCTGCAATAAAGCTTGCATAATCTGCGTAGCAAATCAAGAATCTCTTTTCCTTGTGCAGGCAGCTAATATTGAAGCTGAGACGACTGGAATTCCAGATGGTGAATTTCAATTGACAAAGCATGAATTTTCAAGTTTAGGACGTGGGAAATTTAGTGGTACAAGCACAGATTACTTCAGctttgttattttttgatcTATCATTTTCCTTTACCACTATATTTTTATGGAGGAAAATTGGAAGGtgctttatttgtttattaagaCTCGACAGTTTAGCTGATTCAAATACAGGAAATAACCCATAATATCTTTTCTAGGTTTCTGCTTTAACCCCTAAAGTTCACACTCATGAACCCCTTTTGTTTATTAAGGCTCAGACAGTTTGGCTATAGTTTGCTAatctttatgatattttttttttctaactttGCATTCATTCAAGATAcaccaaaattttttttttcctagcTTCTTTTACTGCAGTCTTATTTCATTATCTTGCTTTGGAAATCAGAATGTAGCACAACAGAATCATCTGATGATATTGAGAAACAAGAACTCGAGGAAGTGTCAGAGGAAGACGAGTCCTCCTTTTATGATACAAAAGAGTATTTTACTGAACCTACTTTTGTTCGTGGgtcaataaaagaatttgcCTGTCATCAAGAAAAACACAGGGTGCATTTTCAATCTGACAATGAGGAGAAAATGCATGCGAGAAAGCAGCTTTGTAAATCTGGATATCCACATGTGGAAAGGCGAAAGAAGCTTCCTGATCCAGTGGAGAAGGAAAAAGGGGTCAGTCTTTGGTCTATGATAAAGGACAATGTGGGGAAAGATCTATCGCGAGTTTGTCTCCCTGTTTACTTTAATGAACCAATATCATCTCTTCAGAAGTGCTTTGAGGATTTGGAGTACTCTTATCTTTTGGATAGAGCCTACGAGTATGGAAAAGAAGTAAGATTGACACTAACTTGTTTGTTACATGTAAATCTTGATGCACTTGGGAACATTTTGTCCCTCAAATGACACATTACATATTGCTGATAGTACTTTTGCTATTTAGCTTCGGAGGAGATTTATCCCTAGAAGACTTGCACAAATTCAAATGATTGCTAAGTTATAGTTCATAACTTGGTATGAGGCTATAGAGATTGGTGaatctcatttttataattttaaactGAAATGAGTTGCTTATATTTTTGGTAACAATCCAAACCTTTAGGTCTTTTCTGCTAGGTGCCTTTCTTAGCAGCTTTCAAAAGTAGCTATGAGATTATGATATCTGGAGGAGGAAATGTGGAAACATATATTTAGAAGCATAGAATAAAATGcatgaatttattattatcatttccTTCCATTTTAGCATGTTTCTTGCAATAACTTGTTTCATCAACAAAAAGTCTGATTTGATTCTGATAGTTTGTTTTCTGGGTTTCTGTACAGGGAAATAGCCTTATGAGGATTTTAAATGTTGCCGCGTTTGCTGTTTCTGGATATGCTTCCTCTGAAGGCCGACACTGCAAACCCTTCAATCCTTTGCTAGGTGAAACTTATGAAGCTGACTTTCCTGATAAAGGAGTTCGCTTCTTCTCTGAGAAGGTCAGTGTACCAATTCTAGattcatcaaagaaaaatgcaaagcAGTTATTTTAGACTTAAGTTGACAATTTGGTGATTAAGCTGTGGTccaaattcttatttttcaacAATGAAATGAGAAATGTTTGGAGGATTCAGGgtgaagaaaataatgaaatccTGATTTCCGTAAAATTCGTTGCtacaaataaagaaggaaTCTATTTATTTACCAAATAATCCCTTGCAGCAAAATATTTCATGCTTGgctcagaaaaagaaaaagatttacCGAATCCCATCCACTCATATTCCTAAAATGTGAGGGATTCAAAGTCCCACCTAGTTGtggttttataaaatttctcaCTTCAATGAGATGAGAGATTTGGTTGTGTACCAACCAAGGATTATCTGAATCCATGGAATATAATCAAAATGATGGATCCTTTATCATATACTGAAAGTACATCGAATCTAAAAACACTGATGAGAACATGACTTGGGTTTGAGTTGTCTAGGTGATTCTAAAGCAAAGGATCATTATGACCTTTCTTCACGAGGAATAATCAAATGCCACAAATGACATATGCAATACATGTAAGAAAGTTCAGTAGTTTAACCTTATGCAGGCTTAGATGGGGAGAGAAATTTGCTTATagagaaaaattttggagcaAATTTAAAGTTCTTCAGaatagagaaagaaacaaattatttGCAAAATGTTCTTTTATCACTGAGGATGTGTCTCGGAACACCATTACAATTTAAAGAGACTGGTCATGAGTGCTCTCCTTCTGACAATGTATATTTGAATGGTGTTGTGAGTTGAAACAGGTTAGTCATCACCCTACTGTCATTGCCTGCCATTGTGAAGGTAGAGGGTGGAAGTTTTGGGGCGACAGCAACCTCCGCTCAAAATTTTGGGGACGGTCAATTCAGCTTGACCCTGTTGGAGTTCTAACCCTGGAGTTTGATGATGGTGAAATATTCCAATGGAGCAAGGTATGTACTGTTGCCAGATTGTGCTTACATCTATGTAGGAGTACAGGACATGATCACtcaattctttcaattttctGCCTATTCCTTTTCCTATGTGCTTTGATATTAacatttcatttattcattcacCAGGTGACAACGACTATTTACAATCTTATCCTTGGTAAATTGTATTGTGATCACCACGGGCCAATGCATATACAAGGAAATGGACAATATTCATGCAAActcaagttcaaagaacagTCAATTCTTGACAGAAATCCTCACCAGGCTAGTAGTCCTGCTTTTGGCGGATTTGATTATTTGTGCAAACTGATATCTGGAAGTATTTTAATCTCGTAATCTAGCCAAATGATTTTTACTGGCTCAATAACTATACAATGCGTTAAGTTTACGTGGATTTCACTCAGTAGGATACATGGTTCGTCTATTTTAGCGAATTATTATCAAACATACTATTCATTTTTGTTTCATATGCTTATATCTATATTGAATATTGTAGGTTAATGGGTTTGTTGAAGATACTATGGGGAATAAAGTAGCCACACTATTTGGGAAGTGGGACGACAGCATGTATTATACTAAAGGCGACGGAAGTAGCAAGACAAAGGATTGCAGTTCCTCACCTAATGCCACCTTGCTTTGGAAAAGTACTAAGCCACCTCCCAATCTCACTCGGTACAACTTAACATCATTTGCAATCACTCTAAATGAGTTAACACCAGGACTGCAGGTAGAGATGATGTATTATAACAGTTCTCTAATTTGCATTTCCATCTTCCTCTTATGCATATCTAATCGTTTTTTATAGCCATGTCTGATCCTGGGTATTTGATCACGGATTAAGGAGAAGCTTCCACCTACGGATTCCAGGCTTAGACCAGACCAACGGCATCTGGAGAATGGGGAATATGAGAAGGCAAATGCAGAGAAACAACGGTTGGAGAAGCGGCAAAGATTGGTAtgttaaaagtattttatctCCTTTTAGATTAATCATAATATTAGCAATATTCAGGACCGGATTAATGTTAATTGGCAATAGATTTCAACATAATGCCGAACTTGAACATTGCATAGTGAAATGAATCTAGTAACAAGTGAAAGTTTAGTGAAGTTTTGAATCTTAAAGTGGTAATGGAAATCAATGTATATGGCCTACCCCTAAGAAAGGCTTTTTTTGTATAGGTTTGCTATTGTTCCTTGGTGTAGAATTCCTGATAACTCCTTAGTAGGATCGTCATAATTTTACTCATCGTATGCAGTCAAGGAAATTACAAGAACATGGATGGAAGCCCAGGTGGTTCCAGAGAGAAGGAGAAGATGGAGCTTTTTGCTATGGGGGTGGATATTGGGAAGCACGCGAACAGAGAAATTGGGAGGAATGTCCAGATATTTTTGGTGAATTTAGTGTAGATTTTGCAGAATCCTCCGAAGGGTCTTGACTTCAAATTAGGTAGCCTACTATTCTGGAAAGCTGCagattttttcattttcctaaAAGCACACTTATACTAAAATATGTTGCTTCTCTTATAGGAGATTTGTCttgataattcttttttctgtgAAAGCAACTGAGCCAGTTAATCATCATATATTTGACCTTTTCTTTTGCTAGAACTCATTACATTGCAACTTTTCTGATAATGCAGAAAAGGCTGTCACACAGCAAGCAGGCACATTAATTGGTATGGATGCTATAGCAATTTTAGCCACTTGCAAGATACTCATTGGAGGAAGCAAGTTTTTCTCAGAGAAATCTGAGTGAagaccctttttctttttaaaatttttttctcaGTTTATAGAGATAATTAGGATAGAGCCTAATATTTCCTTGTAGCATTCGTAATTGTCTGCTACAGGTCGTTGTTTGTGTAATGTAGTCTCCCTCCCTCTCTCATTGGAGTGTACCAGCCATTGGCTGATAGTtgtattttgttatttatttgtatgtctttataagaaaataaacgaAGAGAAGAACatgcatcatcatcatcatcattatcatcatcaacgTCCACAACTTAGCTATCTACACTTGTGTAGGACTGTATATTGTGCTGATCTCATTAATGTATTGCAACTTCGATTCATCAAAATTGTAATGGAAaagtttattctttttttttttttttttttttcattctgtacaaaaaaagaattctgGAAATCTacaaaagcaaaacaaaaattatattccttgatatttgaatatatatatagagagagtaAAACCTCCTTATAgtcaatatatttaaaattaaataaattttataattatgaggTTATAATTTAATGGAGATCTAagtactattttttttaatttaatatttaatcttgatagtgaaataatagaaatcagacataaaataaattaaatattttataatattatacaaataaaattgatataaatttataatacagttaaattaaataaatcgtaatattatattttaaaaaaaatatatatataaatattactttaaataaatattatataaatactttCTTAAGACAGTATAGTAATTTGATTAGCAAATGGAATAGTtcaatttttgattttatccACTTCTCATGTgctaaatacataaaagattCTTAGTAAATCCAAATACAATCAGTCATCGCATTGCACATTTTTTaacatatcataaaaatataatataagtatgagaatattcataaaaaatgtTGACAACAAAaacattcaaaaataaaattttatttataaaaatatccaaatttagtttttttttttaaaaggtatatattagatatactttaaaagaaaaatgtatatGCTCATATACTAAATATgaaacatattaatatttgtgaAATGTTATTacattttgtttgattttgtgatattagtaatgaatcaataaataaaaaatctaattttttttttactgatTTAAGGATTTGGATTTGTATTAAGAATATTAGATTTGGAAAAGGAGACAAATTACTACaaagtgaaaagaaagaaaatatatgctGGGTATatatagaagaaagaaaatatatgtatGTCGGATATATTTTtggcataaaataaataaaatatatgttgattttaaattatatatgaaatgtcaatttctttaaatattaatgtaaatgaataatttagtcaatatatataagtattttaaaaagataaaaaagattgtgaataatttataaaataaaaaataacaacaaaagttatatatttaacaattttatacGTTAGGTATCTTAagcttttataaataaaataaaatacgaACTCAAAAAAGGTTGAACAACAAAAGATATacatttatcaaataatatatattttaaatatctgagaattttaaaatgaaatagattACAACTCATAAAATgttcaataataaaaagtatatatttactaaaaaataatatatattaaatatttatatctaaaatatttaaactaattttattttatgcagtTTGACCTTATAcagagttttattttttttcactaATTTCCTCTTTATTGTCACtatttctctcttcttttttctctcctCCAACCACTTTAGCCTCCTAAATTTCAATagtaaaatctttttaagGTTGCTAGTTCCCTTCTATTTTTTGATTCGCCATGATAACTTAAATTCGGCAAATCAACAATTCAAAAATTCAATGTTTATTTCTCTCGCAAAGACTCAACTACTTTGATTAATCAAACTAAATAgacttataaattataaaattctttgatgaaattataaattctagccgtctttttttttttattccattgttcttcattaaatattttttggcaCTTAGATGATcggaaattaaaattaaatgtagCAATGTTCTAGTCACGTCTTCCACGGTTTAGGGTCTAGTATGGAATAAACGTTAGAGAACTTAagaattaaagatttaatgtGAGGCTTAATTTAAGTTTGTGGCCAgcagaagaaaacaaaaagcaaATGCAAATAGGcgactttttaaatttttggtttATCTAATTATTCATAGATGTGAATGTGATTTCGGATTTGGGTCAATTGAAATAACCATGGACTGGTTTTGTGGTTTTGACTCTGGTTTCAAAAATTTGAACCGAATTGTCCTCTTAAAGGGCCCATTTGAGTTCCAAATAGCCAATTTCACAGGAATACCCACATGTTATTTATCGTTTGTAACCCGCTAAATaattgctttttttttcttcttcttctttttctttcatagtTGAAGATTTTCTTCGTAGAGATCTTAATTAATAAGGTAACAAAATTAGAACCAATTATATTAATCCACTATAAATGTAATtactataaaaagaaataaagaaaaaaattaaccGGATAACCCGTTAATAAGgtcaaatttttaatagtatTTGCGTCACTGCGGCACcgaatataattttaaaaatgaattagtTTTATCGTTTTAGTATTTAATGAATCGGGAGATGAATATATATGTCGCCTGTCTTTATGTCATGGTTGAACAATTTGGTACACTACACCAGCAGTACAGTCTAATCTTATCCATAATCACATGTTTAGTGCCCTCCTAATATCAAGTTGGGCACCACAGATACATTCTTTTTGATGCATCTCTTGGGTCAAATGAGTCTCAACTTGAACTTTGTTTCATGTGGAAATCACACTctttggaaaaaagaaagtgggATAATTAGCTTGCTATCATGTATGATTGAATGCAACCAAATAGTAAAGAATTGGTGTTTAAGGAAGTAAAGcaacaaagaaaaacacaGTTAGCTTCTGGATGTGATTAATTTGGAATTGACAAACCACCAAGAGTATGTCATGTCATTAGCAATTTTAGCGATGATGGGAGTTAATTACTTACAACATGAATATTTCTTTGGAAAGcaataattaattgttaaGAGATTAAGCAGAtgagatattatttttcttggtcAAATGCTTACATTTTAGTGCATATCTTTGCATTGCATGGATAAGGAAGATACCTTGAATGATTGGctattaaaaattcaagaatcaTCAGCTGTCCTAAATAATTGGCTACTCAGAAATTATTGAGGTAGCAAGGGGGATGGATAATTCAATTAGTGGATATTTAACTCACTTATTGAGGGTGCAAACTGGCTATTTATAGTAGTATCTTGTTTCTGGAAAATGGCGCTTTCAGTAGACAGGATTGTTTCCCAGTTTTGGGACAAGAGCACAAATTGATTAATTCCCACTTGGTTCTAAGGGCAACTCACATGGTTTTCTGTCTTTTGATAGATTTCTATGTCCAGAGAACAACAATGAATGGAATTCTTTTGTACTGTcaattaagttattttagaATCATGTTTGATAGGTGTCAACATGTGAATAGgtaaattatactaaatacTTCGATTGCACAGCAGGAGTGTCAATGATTCAAATTCGATAatcctattttatttaaaaattatatatacacacacgatgatattaattaagtgaaataatatttattttgtatatctgaattaataaatcattTCATGCATGGCTTCTGGTGGAAGAGCTGAATTCCTACTACTCCTTAGTAGGCAATATTTTCCTTGTAGTTAATGAGAAAAGTTTAAAACTCcattttcttcctcttctctCTTCCGATATCAGATCAAATTTTTTATGGGAGTTTGTGATCCTAATACTGTATTTATCAAATACTTTTAATCTTTGAAAGTTATTGAAggaatttattgtttttattattaaacgagatagaatatatatttttcgaACTTggttaatttattctttatatatttgttattgtGCTGGTAAGGATTATACAATTTGAAGCTATAGAATCAAATTATTATGAAAGAACACCTGTGAATTTgtcaaaaagaattaaaactaAAGACAATAATATCTCAGATAATCCGTTTCCTCCTTGTTAGAGTAATCCAGAAAATGTCATAACACCTAATGTTGCCTAGAAATATGATGTCACATGCCTTAATCCAATGCACATTTGATGGAGCGTAAAAAATGCTTTTTGCAGGATATCCTATGCATGTCTGCacatattcaattatatttgtcattacTTTGGAACAGCCTTTAGTTCCAATTGATTGAATTTCTTACTCAACTCGGACTTTAAAATGCCAATAATTACATAAGACAGATGGCTGATTATGTCAGATTTGAAAATTCGAACCAATTTGCTATGCTCTTGTGTTGAAGAATCTTTCCTCTTTCtccaattatttatttgtcccaatttttgttttgtttgttcaTCTGTTTCTAATACCACATCGCCATGCATTtacccttttttttattaaaaaaaaaaataaaaatttaatagggAAAAGTACAAAAAGATGTGAGGTGTTTTAACATTTTAAGGGCTGTGATATTTttgttgataaaaataatattctaaatatatatatatacctgtcaatcaatattattataattttatgataaaatattaataaaatataaattttgatgataaaaaattattctaaaaatattataaatttatttaagaatattattttattcttaaaagttaataatatatatatattaacttcatacactatgaatttattgtaTCTATTTATATGCTAGATCacttattgatttattttactaCTAAATCagtgttatttttcatattgaatCATAAGAATCTATAGTATTAAATTGGTAATATGTCAAaatgcaaaaaataaataaaataaaatgatattttttggGTAAAAAAGACAGttttttaagtataaaaaaaaaatataaggtaatttatttacatttttctcttttttggaaTTTAATTGCTAGTCAACTACAGGCAAGTTTACAAATGAAGAACTGTGCTAATAGTGGAGAAGGAGGGTATCGTGCTATATTAGTTAGATTTATGTTTCTACGGCTAATTGATCGAGTATTACCGGTAACCTTTAAATTCAATTggagaataataataataataataataataataaattattattttttatgtatttatatcTGGAATTGATCTAGAATGTGCTGGGATagaatttttatgaattacaAAATATTATCTCAAAAGTTTTAATGCAACTCCATATTCAaaacttgaattttaaattttagaagagACCTTTACAATcctatctatatatatttttgtattaaaattaataatttgttttaaGAGGTCAAAATATTTTTCGTTTAGGTATACTTAGTCGAAGGTATCTCTAGATATTTACCCAGATTATAGATCCTCTTAGTAAACGATTTTAAGAAAGCATGTTTTctatattatgaaaatataattttatttccaGGGTGCTTTGTAAggattcaaaattttaagtaaataatttttaattttattaattgcttTGGGGCGAAAATTCAAGATTTTGCATCAATAATTCTGAATAGAAGGaacttatatatttcaatatacaCATTTGTTCATTTCTGTAATTTGTAGTATTAAAAAAGAGTTGAACATCTTGTTCAACTGTTCTTCATTTTCATGCACTTTGTACATTCAGAGGGATGGGGGGGTCACAAGCTTATTTCAAAGCAAACGCCTTTCCTGGCTTTGTAGTGTAAAACATATAAactaagaaataaaagtaaaaagaaaaaaaaaaaaaaaagcccaagaaagacaaagaaaaaggaaaatcagTGGAAAGCAGGCTCATCAAGTTCCTCCAATTCAATCCCAACTTCAGCAAGCCTCTTGTCCTTGTAAACATACCATTTAGCACAACCCAAAAATAGTACCAAATTCAAACCAGCCAAAATCGCCAGTAGCCAATAGAAATCATAAAGCTTCCCTTCATTTATATTATCAGCTATCCATGGGCTGTTTCCTGTCACCTTGTGCACTATAGTAACCAACAAAGAGCTGAAGAAAAACCCTAAAGAAAGTGTACTCAAGAACAGCCCTGTACTCATTGTCTTCATCCCTTTAGGACACTCTTTTAAGAAGAAATCAAGCTGTCCGACGTAGGTAAGTGCTTCACCTGAACCTACCAAGATAAACTGAGGGATTAACCAAAACACTGTCGTTGGAATCTCGGCCGTCGGATCATGAGTCAAACCGTGTGATTCTGCGGTTCTTAACCTCTTTATTTCAGTAAGTGCTGCAGCTATCATTGCAATAATTGAGAATATTAGACCCACTCCTATACGTTGCAACGGAGTTAAGCCATTTGATTTCTTGAAAACGTTTCTTAAGACTGGGACTATTATTCTGTCATAAATTGGGACTGTTAAGAGAATGCTACCAACAAAGAAGACTGTTAAGGATGCAGCTGGGATTTGAAAATTTCCGATATGACGGTCCAATGTGGTTGCTTGTGACACGGAAAAGGTTGTCATTTGGGCATAGACTGTCCAAAACATGATCGTAGTAGCCCAAATTGGTAACATTCTAACCACCATTTTCACTTCTTCAACATCTGTTAGAGTTGATAAGTTCCACTTGGTCACTACAGTGACTTTTGGGTCCTTGATTGCTGCTTTATCTAAGAAACtgcaaaattaaaacatataatataaagttaATTAAGACACACAaacacatatatatgtatacgattaaattaatatcagGCAATTTGTTTGGTGGGTCCTATAGTTAGTGATTGATGTATATGTTTTGTTCATTTGTTGTTTGCTATTTTGTGTCATTTTAAGTGGTCACATGTGAAGCCATAAATGTCGACAGAAAGGTTTGAAGATAATAGTTGGAATTTCTATAATTGGACAGAGTTAAAATGCAAGAGGTGATGTCCGTGAATTAGCAGGGGAAATGTGCAGTGCATGATGCTCAAGACAACCATAACATGAGGACCCGATTGGGAGATGGACTGGCTTAACTGACTCGTGATCTCTTCTTGATTCTCcgtttacatataaaattaaaatattgctTCAAATTCCAATTTTCTGGACTGTATATCTCTTCATGAAATTTCAATTCATAAAGATGCTGGGTAACTGCATGGAAAGACTTATATACTGAAAACGTCCAATGAGGTTGCATTGATTAGGTATAATGATTGGAAAAACTAAGCTCAACCGTACTTCACTGAATGTGGAgttcattttaaatatttttcaagaagAACCCACATCATTGAATGTGCCAAGCAGCAAAAAATCTCAAAACTGTAATTAATTAAGGTCTTTATATGGGGTTGTGGGGGGTCAGCAAGTTCATAATGCTTGCTTAAAGGGCCGGATGccattatgatatttttagcTTTGTAATGAAGAATATGAAAGATGCATGCATACATATAGACAAATAAGATTCACACAATAAAATGGATCTGATTCAAAGAAAGTCAATTGGGGCATTTGataatccttttcttttcttggaaCTGATTAGATATTTTCTCTGCATGTGTTATTCCGAAATGAGACATCTATGTTTTGTCTTCTGAtagctaaaataaaaacaggTTAAAAACTGAACATGTGacataaaatatgaaatttcttAGCAGGTATggtataatattatatacagTATAAACTAGTTTTGGCCAAGTTAGGTTTAGCACACAGACTCTAAACCACACAACAAAAACATGGCTGTCCATTTTCAAACAGCCAGATTTTTATGGCTGGACAAAAAATTTCAGGAATCTTGAATCAATAATTTTGCTCTTTGATTGGCCAGCAATTACACATGCCACTCTATTTTTGGACTGGTTATATCAATCCACCAGATCATGACCCACATGGAAAGACAAGTTAAGCTCATCCTGCCCCGCCTACCCTAATTGTTAGTCCGCATTGTTGTGTGCCAACATTAGTCTTCTAGCTAGTTCATATTCTTCGAATTGTAACTTCAAATGTCAATTAAGAGTGGTCCTAGACTCGAAGATATTTTCATCTACTTATTCTTTATGGTGTACAAATATGACAAACATTTTAGCATTATtaacagttttctatcttattaCAGGCCACTAATTACTtggagaaaagaagagaataaattcaattttaattgttGTTTGTTTCTCGTTTAAAACTAGAGAAGATGAGGGAAGTGAAGAATAATAAGGACAAAGGAAATCGAGAATAAAATACTAACCGGAACTGGTCGCTGTGCGGAagtttttgcttctttttcttgcttcCCTCATCAAAGTTGTCAATATCATGTAGAAATGATGGATCTGAGGGTAATTCCAAATTTCTTTTGCTCCAAGCACCAACAAGAACTGTTGCAATCTGTGTCAGTGGACTACCAACCAATTTCTTGAACCGGTATCGCCTTGTGCCAGAAAGAAACACAATCAATCCAAGCACGATAGCACATGCACATATTCCATACCCCCATTCTCTTCCAAGATTATCTTGTATGTAAACAAGAATTGTAACTGCACAAAGTGCACCTATGtttatcaagaaaaagaaccaACCAAAGAAGCTTGACATttgttttctctctttctcatcCGTGTCATCAAATTGATCCGAGCCAAATCCCGAGACACTTGATTTGAGACCGCCGGTGCCAAGGGCAGTGAGGTACAAGGCTAAGTATAGAACATTTAGTTGAGTGCCACTTGCAGGGATGCAGGCAGTGTTGTTGTGGCATTTTGGTGGTCGGAGACTCGGGATTATTGTTGAGATAGTCAAGATTGTGATACCCTATTAATCATTGCACCGGAAAAGTGAATAGAAAGAGACAAATTAATAGAAGCAAAAACAAAACCAAAGTGCAGCACCTTTATAACGGAAAGAAGAGTGATGTTATATTGTTTAAGAGAaagacagaaaaaaaaaaaaaaaaaaaagaaaagaaaaagggaagagCTAATTAACATGCAACAACAAACTTCAGGAGAGGAGTCATAGTCGGTGCCCCTGCAATATGGTCATACAGTGTATATAACCTATAGCTAGgactaattttattaacatctaa comes from Ricinus communis isolate WT05 ecotype wild-type chromosome 5, ASM1957865v1, whole genome shotgun sequence and encodes:
- the LOC8279636 gene encoding oxysterol-binding protein-related protein 2A isoform X2 gives rise to the protein MVMKMRVKEMHPLCCISLESPGIGDQSPEASLTRARSLPAGFSGGSDSNAGKSLIMGSEATVAGVLYKWTNYGKGWRSRWFLLKNGILSYSKIPRPENLHLLASNEDVRLIGDISTIRLSRMDSGSSSGSYRRKQQKSVGIVHLKISSFRESKSDDRRFYIFTATKTLHLRTDSKGDRAAWLQALFSTRSLFPLRSLNDSLSLVPKDLSVSTERLKKRLHDEGASENLVKDCEQIMLSEFSEIQGQLKILCEERSSLLDTLRQLEAANIEAETTGIPDGEFQLTKHEFSSLGRGKFSECSTTESSDDIEKQELEEVSEEDESSFYDTKEYFTEPTFVRGSIKEFACHQEKHRVHFQSDNEEKMHARKQLCKSGYPHVERRKKLPDPVEKEKGVSLWSMIKDNVGKDLSRVCLPVYFNEPISSLQKCFEDLEYSYLLDRAYEYGKEGNSLMRILNVAAFAVSGYASSEGRHCKPFNPLLGETYEADFPDKGVRFFSEKVSHHPTVIACHCEGRGWKFWGDSNLRSKFWGRSIQLDPVGVLTLEFDDGEIFQWSKVTTTIYNLILGKLYCDHHGPMHIQGNGQYSCKLKFKEQSILDRNPHQVNGFVEDTMGNKVATLFGKWDDSMYYTKGDGSSKTKDCSSSPNATLLWKSTKPPPNLTRYNLTSFAITLNELTPGLQEKLPPTDSRLRPDQRHLENGEYEKANAEKQRLEKRQRLSRKLQEHGWKPRWFQREGEDGAFCYGGGYWEAREQRNWEECPDIFGEFSVDFAESSEGS